A region from the Chelmon rostratus isolate fCheRos1 chromosome 6, fCheRos1.pri, whole genome shotgun sequence genome encodes:
- the arntl2 gene encoding aryl hydrocarbon receptor nuclear translocator-like protein 2 isoform X1, which translates to MSARNAAAGGGDRAGGELAEDVLVEENQCSSMSLTSLMTPSSAAGMSLSMEMPRKRKGSMDNQDRKTASTPDADMEDDQNGSDGEDQHVKIKCFREPHSQIEKRRRDKMNNLIDKLSAMIPTCNPMSRKLDKLTVLRMAVQHLKSLKGSGSSFSEANYKPSFLPDEELKHIVLKAADGFLFVVGCDRGKMVFVSESVTKILNYSRAELIGQSLFDYIHPKDMGKVKEQLSASELYPRERLIDAKTGLQVQADLPVGASRLCSGARRSFFCRMKYNKISVKVEEKEFQASTSKKKESQKYCTVHCTGYMRSWPTSQLGAEGEGESDKQDSSHFSCLVAVGRVHSHSSPQVNGEVRVKPTEFITRYAMDGKFTFVDQRATTILGYLPQELLGTSCYEYFHQDDLPQLADRHRKVLRSKEKIETNCYKFKTKHGSFVTLQSQWFSFVNPWTKEVEYIVSTNTVISHDHCRTSRSGNKSEQSSNSKTSEEDGKKALPGIPGISTTPGAMIYAGSIGTQIANELLDFNRMNSSPSSGSVSPFSLPQDKCQQPHNQISNNVPNGEATDMEMPGKSSSEDEPQGATFSEGETLMGENSQLDLDSVVGPGLSNLSNDEAAMAVIMSLLETDTNLGDAVDFEEMHWSL; encoded by the exons aagATGTGCTGGTTGAGGAAAACCAATGCAGTTCTATGTCTCTGACCAGCCTGATGACCCCATCCTCAGCTGCCGGCATGTCCTTGAGCATGGAGATGCCCCGGAAGCGTAAGGGCAGCATGGACAACCA GGATAGAAAAACTGCTTCCACACCTGATGCTGATATGGAAGATGACCAAAATGG GTCTGATGGAGAGGACCAACATGTCAAAATTAAATGCTTCAG GGAACCGCACAGCCAAATTGAGAAGAGGAGACGGGACAAAATGAACAATCTCATTGACAAACTGTCAGCCATGATCCCTACTTGTAACCCCATGTCCCGAAAGCTGGACAAGCTCACTGTGCTCAGAATGGCTGTGCAGCACCTCAAATCTCTCAAAG GTTCAGGAAGTTCTTTTTCTGAAGCCAACTACAAGCCATCATTCCTTCCCGACGAGGAGCTCAAACACATTGTTCTCAAG GCTGCAGATGGGTTCCTGTTTGTAGTGGGCTGTGATCGTGGGAAAATGGTTTTTGTCTCAGAGTCTGTCACGAAGATATTAAATTATAGTCGG GCGGAGCTGATTGGACAGAGCCTGTTTGATTATATACATCCAAAGGACATGGGAAAAGTGAAGGAGCAGCTGTCAGCTTCTGAATTATACCCTCGTGAACGGCTAATAGATGCTAAAA CCGGTCTGCAGGTCCAGGCTGACCTGCCAGTCGGTGCATCGCGGCTGTGTTCAGGCGCACGACGCTCATTCTTCTGCCgaatgaaatacaataaaatttCTGTCAAAGTTGAGGAGAAGGAATTCCAAGCCAGCACCTCCAAAAAGAAAG AGTCGCAGAAGTACTGCACAGTCCACTGTACAGGCTACATGCGCAGCTGGCCAACCAGTCAGTTGggagcagagggggagggggagtcAGACAAGCAGGATAGCTCCCACTTCAGCTGCCTTGTGGCGGTGGGACGCGTCCACTCCCATTCATCTCCCCAGGTTAATGGAGAAGTCCGAGTTAAACCCACAGAGTTCATCACGCGCTATGCCATGGATGGCAAATTCACCTTTGTCGATCAAAG AGCGACAACCATTCTTGGTTATCTTCCCCAAGAATTGCTTGGGACATCATGCTATGAGTACTTCCATCAAGATGACTTACCGCAGTTAGCTGACAGACATCGAAAAG tgCTGCGGAGTAAAGAGAAAATAGAGACAAACTGCTATaagttcaaaacaaaacatggctcTTTTGTCACTCTGCAGAGTCAGTGGTTTAGTTTTGTAAATCCCTGGACCAAAGAAGTAGAATATATAGTGTCAACTAACACAGTTATATC GCACGATCACTGTCGAACCAGTCGGTCAGGAAACAAGTCTGAACAGTCAAGTAATTCCAAGACTTCTGAAG aAGATGGCAAGAAGGCCCTTCCAGGTATACCAGGCATCTCCACCACACCTGGAGCTATGATTTATGCAGGAAGCATAGGGACTCAGATTGCCAATGAGCTGCTGGATTTCAACAG GATGAACTCATCACCTTCCAGTGGAAGCGTCAGCCCGTTCAGTCTACCACAGGATAAGTGTCAACAACCTCACAATCAAATCAGCAACAAT GTGCCAAATGGAGAGGCAACAGACATGGAGATGCCAGGAAAGTCTAGCTCAGAGGATGAGCCACAGGGAGCCACATTCTCAGAGGGAGAAACACTCATGG GGGAGAATTCCCAGCTAGATTTGGACAGCGTGGTTGGACCAGGTCTTAGTAACCTTAGCAATGATGAAGCAGCCATGGCAGTGATCATGAGCCTCCTGGAGACTGACACAAACTTGGGTGATGCTGTGGACTTTGAAGAGATGCACTGGTCTTTATAG
- the arntl2 gene encoding aryl hydrocarbon receptor nuclear translocator-like protein 2 isoform X3, with amino-acid sequence MSARNAAAGGGDRAGGELADVLVEENQCSSMSLTSLMTPSSAAGMSLSMEMPRKRKGSMDNQDRKTASTPDADMEDDQNGSDGEDQHVKIKCFREPHSQIEKRRRDKMNNLIDKLSAMIPTCNPMSRKLDKLTVLRMAVQHLKSLKGSGSSFSEANYKPSFLPDEELKHIVLKAADGFLFVVGCDRGKMVFVSESVTKILNYSRAELIGQSLFDYIHPKDMGKVKEQLSASELYPRERLIDAKTGLQVQADLPVGASRLCSGARRSFFCRMKYNKISVKVEEKEFQASTSKKKESQKYCTVHCTGYMRSWPTSQLGAEGEGESDKQDSSHFSCLVAVGRVHSHSSPQVNGEVRVKPTEFITRYAMDGKFTFVDQRATTILGYLPQELLGTSCYEYFHQDDLPQLADRHRKVLRSKEKIETNCYKFKTKHGSFVTLQSQWFSFVNPWTKEVEYIVSTNTVISHDHCRTSRSGNKSEQSSNSKTSEEDGKKALPGIPGISTTPGAMIYAGSIGTQIANELLDFNRMNSSPSSGSVSPFSLPQDKCQQPHNQISNNVPNGEATDMEMPGKSSSEDEPQGATFSEGETLMGENSQLDLDSVVGPGLSNLSNDEAAMAVIMSLLETDTNLGDAVDFEEMHWSL; translated from the exons ATGTGCTGGTTGAGGAAAACCAATGCAGTTCTATGTCTCTGACCAGCCTGATGACCCCATCCTCAGCTGCCGGCATGTCCTTGAGCATGGAGATGCCCCGGAAGCGTAAGGGCAGCATGGACAACCA GGATAGAAAAACTGCTTCCACACCTGATGCTGATATGGAAGATGACCAAAATGG GTCTGATGGAGAGGACCAACATGTCAAAATTAAATGCTTCAG GGAACCGCACAGCCAAATTGAGAAGAGGAGACGGGACAAAATGAACAATCTCATTGACAAACTGTCAGCCATGATCCCTACTTGTAACCCCATGTCCCGAAAGCTGGACAAGCTCACTGTGCTCAGAATGGCTGTGCAGCACCTCAAATCTCTCAAAG GTTCAGGAAGTTCTTTTTCTGAAGCCAACTACAAGCCATCATTCCTTCCCGACGAGGAGCTCAAACACATTGTTCTCAAG GCTGCAGATGGGTTCCTGTTTGTAGTGGGCTGTGATCGTGGGAAAATGGTTTTTGTCTCAGAGTCTGTCACGAAGATATTAAATTATAGTCGG GCGGAGCTGATTGGACAGAGCCTGTTTGATTATATACATCCAAAGGACATGGGAAAAGTGAAGGAGCAGCTGTCAGCTTCTGAATTATACCCTCGTGAACGGCTAATAGATGCTAAAA CCGGTCTGCAGGTCCAGGCTGACCTGCCAGTCGGTGCATCGCGGCTGTGTTCAGGCGCACGACGCTCATTCTTCTGCCgaatgaaatacaataaaatttCTGTCAAAGTTGAGGAGAAGGAATTCCAAGCCAGCACCTCCAAAAAGAAAG AGTCGCAGAAGTACTGCACAGTCCACTGTACAGGCTACATGCGCAGCTGGCCAACCAGTCAGTTGggagcagagggggagggggagtcAGACAAGCAGGATAGCTCCCACTTCAGCTGCCTTGTGGCGGTGGGACGCGTCCACTCCCATTCATCTCCCCAGGTTAATGGAGAAGTCCGAGTTAAACCCACAGAGTTCATCACGCGCTATGCCATGGATGGCAAATTCACCTTTGTCGATCAAAG AGCGACAACCATTCTTGGTTATCTTCCCCAAGAATTGCTTGGGACATCATGCTATGAGTACTTCCATCAAGATGACTTACCGCAGTTAGCTGACAGACATCGAAAAG tgCTGCGGAGTAAAGAGAAAATAGAGACAAACTGCTATaagttcaaaacaaaacatggctcTTTTGTCACTCTGCAGAGTCAGTGGTTTAGTTTTGTAAATCCCTGGACCAAAGAAGTAGAATATATAGTGTCAACTAACACAGTTATATC GCACGATCACTGTCGAACCAGTCGGTCAGGAAACAAGTCTGAACAGTCAAGTAATTCCAAGACTTCTGAAG aAGATGGCAAGAAGGCCCTTCCAGGTATACCAGGCATCTCCACCACACCTGGAGCTATGATTTATGCAGGAAGCATAGGGACTCAGATTGCCAATGAGCTGCTGGATTTCAACAG GATGAACTCATCACCTTCCAGTGGAAGCGTCAGCCCGTTCAGTCTACCACAGGATAAGTGTCAACAACCTCACAATCAAATCAGCAACAAT GTGCCAAATGGAGAGGCAACAGACATGGAGATGCCAGGAAAGTCTAGCTCAGAGGATGAGCCACAGGGAGCCACATTCTCAGAGGGAGAAACACTCATGG GGGAGAATTCCCAGCTAGATTTGGACAGCGTGGTTGGACCAGGTCTTAGTAACCTTAGCAATGATGAAGCAGCCATGGCAGTGATCATGAGCCTCCTGGAGACTGACACAAACTTGGGTGATGCTGTGGACTTTGAAGAGATGCACTGGTCTTTATAG
- the arntl2 gene encoding aryl hydrocarbon receptor nuclear translocator-like protein 2 isoform X2, producing the protein MSARNAAAGGGDRAGGELAEDVLVEENQCSSMSLTSLMTPSSAAGMSLSMEMPRKRKGSMDNQDRKTASTPDADMEDDQNGSDGEDQHVKIKCFREPHSQIEKRRRDKMNNLIDKLSAMIPTCNPMSRKLDKLTVLRMAVQHLKSLKGSGSSFSEANYKPSFLPDEELKHIVLKAADGFLFVVGCDRGKMVFVSESVTKILNYSRAELIGQSLFDYIHPKDMGKVKEQLSASELYPRERLIDAKTGLQVQADLPVGASRLCSGARRSFFCRMKYNKISVKVEEKEFQASTSKKKESQKYCTVHCTGYMRSWPTSQLGAEGEGESDKQDSSHFSCLVAVGRVHSHSSPQVNGEVRVKPTEFITRYAMDGKFTFVDQRATTILGYLPQELLGTSCYEYFHQDDLPQLADRHRKVLRSKEKIETNCYKFKTKHGSFVTLQSQWFSFVNPWTKEVEYIVSTNTVISHDHCRTSRSGNKSEQSSNSKTSEDGKKALPGIPGISTTPGAMIYAGSIGTQIANELLDFNRMNSSPSSGSVSPFSLPQDKCQQPHNQISNNVPNGEATDMEMPGKSSSEDEPQGATFSEGETLMGENSQLDLDSVVGPGLSNLSNDEAAMAVIMSLLETDTNLGDAVDFEEMHWSL; encoded by the exons aagATGTGCTGGTTGAGGAAAACCAATGCAGTTCTATGTCTCTGACCAGCCTGATGACCCCATCCTCAGCTGCCGGCATGTCCTTGAGCATGGAGATGCCCCGGAAGCGTAAGGGCAGCATGGACAACCA GGATAGAAAAACTGCTTCCACACCTGATGCTGATATGGAAGATGACCAAAATGG GTCTGATGGAGAGGACCAACATGTCAAAATTAAATGCTTCAG GGAACCGCACAGCCAAATTGAGAAGAGGAGACGGGACAAAATGAACAATCTCATTGACAAACTGTCAGCCATGATCCCTACTTGTAACCCCATGTCCCGAAAGCTGGACAAGCTCACTGTGCTCAGAATGGCTGTGCAGCACCTCAAATCTCTCAAAG GTTCAGGAAGTTCTTTTTCTGAAGCCAACTACAAGCCATCATTCCTTCCCGACGAGGAGCTCAAACACATTGTTCTCAAG GCTGCAGATGGGTTCCTGTTTGTAGTGGGCTGTGATCGTGGGAAAATGGTTTTTGTCTCAGAGTCTGTCACGAAGATATTAAATTATAGTCGG GCGGAGCTGATTGGACAGAGCCTGTTTGATTATATACATCCAAAGGACATGGGAAAAGTGAAGGAGCAGCTGTCAGCTTCTGAATTATACCCTCGTGAACGGCTAATAGATGCTAAAA CCGGTCTGCAGGTCCAGGCTGACCTGCCAGTCGGTGCATCGCGGCTGTGTTCAGGCGCACGACGCTCATTCTTCTGCCgaatgaaatacaataaaatttCTGTCAAAGTTGAGGAGAAGGAATTCCAAGCCAGCACCTCCAAAAAGAAAG AGTCGCAGAAGTACTGCACAGTCCACTGTACAGGCTACATGCGCAGCTGGCCAACCAGTCAGTTGggagcagagggggagggggagtcAGACAAGCAGGATAGCTCCCACTTCAGCTGCCTTGTGGCGGTGGGACGCGTCCACTCCCATTCATCTCCCCAGGTTAATGGAGAAGTCCGAGTTAAACCCACAGAGTTCATCACGCGCTATGCCATGGATGGCAAATTCACCTTTGTCGATCAAAG AGCGACAACCATTCTTGGTTATCTTCCCCAAGAATTGCTTGGGACATCATGCTATGAGTACTTCCATCAAGATGACTTACCGCAGTTAGCTGACAGACATCGAAAAG tgCTGCGGAGTAAAGAGAAAATAGAGACAAACTGCTATaagttcaaaacaaaacatggctcTTTTGTCACTCTGCAGAGTCAGTGGTTTAGTTTTGTAAATCCCTGGACCAAAGAAGTAGAATATATAGTGTCAACTAACACAGTTATATC GCACGATCACTGTCGAACCAGTCGGTCAGGAAACAAGTCTGAACAGTCAAGTAATTCCAAGACTTCTGAAG ATGGCAAGAAGGCCCTTCCAGGTATACCAGGCATCTCCACCACACCTGGAGCTATGATTTATGCAGGAAGCATAGGGACTCAGATTGCCAATGAGCTGCTGGATTTCAACAG GATGAACTCATCACCTTCCAGTGGAAGCGTCAGCCCGTTCAGTCTACCACAGGATAAGTGTCAACAACCTCACAATCAAATCAGCAACAAT GTGCCAAATGGAGAGGCAACAGACATGGAGATGCCAGGAAAGTCTAGCTCAGAGGATGAGCCACAGGGAGCCACATTCTCAGAGGGAGAAACACTCATGG GGGAGAATTCCCAGCTAGATTTGGACAGCGTGGTTGGACCAGGTCTTAGTAACCTTAGCAATGATGAAGCAGCCATGGCAGTGATCATGAGCCTCCTGGAGACTGACACAAACTTGGGTGATGCTGTGGACTTTGAAGAGATGCACTGGTCTTTATAG